A single Desulfovibrio piger DNA region contains:
- a CDS encoding rhamnan synthesis F family protein, translated as MFHRIMAALCLLPASFIVFGRKWFSALRLGPWYFFGKVIKAGPLLVRKRGRLFNLIVFYPMRAGIETAHRRNLKFVARSALRICLRPLQRWLGILPAALPSADPACALPPAPPLPPLSQDSLVRMVQAPSVRVLSLDIFDTLLTRPVIDDPRDIFHLVAARVNEELHLDFVALRWHAEKELGDPYATLDDIYAHIQRRHGLSPETAARLKHEEMLCERTLLQPRPGMLELCRAARAAGKRIIAVSDMYLPSSFLLQVLHEKGFAAVETVYVSAEHKARKSDSGALFDIMLRKEQVDAANVLHMGDDTRSDVAIPLGRGMAAVHIPSVRQMLRARGGDMAAVLLATARQEPLWGLLLGQAIDRIFARPERSPETLDRCPDTAAFSRLALGPLVTALCLRARDIAMREGCPRVYYASRDGWLPSRVHAVLQEKLGGPEGVYFHAGRRAYFPFLADSFIDYARTRKVAADMDSYTLADLLRGHFGADAAPLLALLSPAEQTLPFCKQQDQCLGILKRLEPQITGLMEGRKARARRYYATVFPKDAQRFLVFDVGYSGSVATALSAITGKPCDKLYCWQTTANHTADRQNGTKTFLLIPEEDYSPYHLILEEMFSPCCGGVVDFDAQGHPRHEAFAPSPAMRGALDSAHASCLDYVQATLDRFGQYSPLLAGARADGALEIFRQWFQKKPLSNRAALRDIIFPDPVYLERPLSLEDKLDSHLAHATVFTATGFDDAANVLPLSSLPCPPCQDPPRTGLHIHIYNGALAQEFSRYLQQFPVPFDVFVTHVKAADRCHLQTLFNQDVLPRARAVTIVQTPNRGRDVAPWLSGIGQALQEYDLCCHVHAKESVQMGFGPSWRTYLLDNLLRPEAVRTTLAAFAKDPLLGCIFPSIYTCLRDVMLDVAVPLYGSNEEYRMITGLLARMELPATYGRSEQFFSGGTMFWYRPQALQPLLECGLRFEDFPEEPIGVGGTLAHALERVPPLVCTRRGYRVRSLTCFPSIQYPPERFQD; from the coding sequence ATGTTCCATCGCATCATGGCGGCCCTTTGTCTTTTGCCCGCCTCCTTCATCGTTTTCGGGCGGAAATGGTTCTCCGCGCTGCGTCTGGGCCCCTGGTATTTTTTCGGCAAGGTCATCAAGGCGGGTCCCCTGCTCGTCAGGAAACGCGGCAGGCTGTTCAACCTGATAGTTTTCTATCCCATGCGGGCAGGCATCGAGACAGCGCACCGCAGGAACCTGAAGTTCGTGGCGCGGTCCGCCTTGCGGATCTGCCTGCGGCCGCTGCAGCGCTGGCTTGGCATCCTCCCCGCTGCCCTGCCCTCTGCCGATCCGGCCTGCGCGCTGCCGCCGGCTCCCCCCCTGCCGCCCCTGAGCCAGGATTCGCTTGTCCGCATGGTGCAGGCCCCCTCCGTGCGGGTCCTGAGCCTCGACATCTTCGATACCCTGCTGACCCGTCCGGTCATCGACGATCCACGGGACATCTTCCATCTCGTCGCCGCCAGGGTCAATGAGGAGCTCCACCTGGATTTCGTGGCCCTGCGCTGGCATGCGGAAAAAGAGCTGGGGGATCCTTACGCCACACTGGACGACATCTATGCCCATATCCAGCGCAGGCACGGCCTTTCCCCCGAAACGGCCGCGCGCCTGAAGCATGAAGAGATGCTGTGCGAGCGTACCCTGTTGCAGCCACGCCCCGGCATGCTCGAGCTGTGTCGCGCAGCCCGGGCTGCCGGCAAGCGCATCATCGCTGTCAGCGATATGTACCTGCCTTCCTCGTTCCTGCTCCAAGTGCTGCATGAAAAAGGTTTTGCGGCTGTGGAGACCGTCTACGTCTCGGCAGAACACAAGGCCCGCAAAAGCGACTCCGGTGCCCTTTTTGACATCATGCTGCGCAAAGAGCAGGTGGATGCGGCCAATGTGCTGCATATGGGCGACGACACCCGCAGTGATGTGGCCATCCCGCTGGGCAGGGGCATGGCTGCCGTGCATATCCCCTCTGTCCGGCAGATGCTGCGCGCACGCGGCGGGGATATGGCCGCCGTGCTGCTCGCGACGGCCCGGCAGGAGCCGCTGTGGGGCCTGCTGCTGGGGCAGGCCATCGACCGCATCTTTGCCAGGCCGGAACGCTCGCCCGAAACGCTGGATCGCTGCCCGGACACTGCGGCCTTCTCCCGCCTTGCCCTGGGCCCGCTGGTGACCGCCCTGTGCCTCAGGGCACGGGACATCGCCATGCGGGAAGGCTGCCCACGCGTCTATTATGCCTCGCGCGACGGCTGGCTGCCTTCCCGTGTCCATGCCGTGCTGCAGGAAAAACTGGGGGGACCGGAAGGGGTCTATTTCCATGCCGGACGCCGGGCGTACTTCCCCTTTCTGGCGGATTCCTTCATTGACTATGCCCGTACGCGCAAGGTGGCCGCTGACATGGACAGCTATACCCTGGCCGACCTGCTGCGCGGGCATTTCGGAGCGGACGCCGCGCCGCTGCTGGCTCTGCTGTCTCCGGCAGAACAGACGCTGCCTTTTTGCAAGCAGCAGGACCAATGCCTTGGCATCCTGAAACGCCTTGAACCGCAGATCACCGGTCTCATGGAAGGGCGCAAGGCACGGGCCAGGCGGTACTACGCCACCGTTTTCCCGAAAGATGCGCAGCGCTTCCTGGTCTTCGATGTGGGGTATTCCGGTTCCGTCGCCACGGCGCTCTCGGCCATCACGGGCAAGCCCTGCGACAAGCTCTACTGCTGGCAAACCACAGCGAACCATACCGCGGACAGGCAGAATGGGACAAAGACCTTTCTCCTCATACCGGAGGAGGACTATTCGCCGTATCACCTTATCCTTGAGGAGATGTTCTCGCCCTGCTGCGGCGGGGTGGTCGATTTTGATGCGCAGGGCCATCCCCGCCATGAGGCCTTTGCACCGTCCCCCGCCATGCGCGGGGCCCTTGACTCCGCGCATGCCAGCTGCCTGGACTATGTCCAGGCAACACTTGACAGATTCGGCCAGTACAGTCCGCTTCTGGCGGGTGCCCGTGCGGATGGCGCACTGGAGATCTTCCGCCAGTGGTTCCAGAAAAAGCCCCTGAGCAACCGCGCGGCGCTCCGCGACATCATCTTCCCCGACCCGGTCTATCTGGAGCGCCCCCTGTCGCTGGAAGACAAGCTGGACAGTCACCTGGCTCACGCCACGGTCTTTACCGCCACGGGGTTCGACGATGCAGCCAATGTCCTGCCTCTGTCCTCCCTTCCCTGCCCCCCATGTCAGGACCCGCCGCGCACAGGCCTGCACATCCACATCTACAATGGCGCTCTTGCCCAGGAATTCTCCCGCTACCTGCAGCAATTTCCGGTTCCTTTCGATGTATTCGTGACGCATGTGAAGGCTGCGGATCGCTGCCATCTTCAAACGTTGTTCAATCAGGATGTCCTGCCGCGGGCCAGGGCTGTCACCATAGTACAGACCCCCAACAGGGGCCGCGATGTGGCTCCCTGGCTGTCAGGGATTGGACAGGCGCTCCAGGAATATGACCTGTGCTGCCATGTCCATGCCAAGGAATCCGTCCAGATGGGATTCGGTCCTTCCTGGCGCACTTATCTGCTGGATAACCTTCTGCGGCCGGAAGCCGTACGAACGACTCTGGCAGCATTTGCCAAGGATCCTTTGCTGGGCTGTATCTTCCCCTCGATATACACCTGCCTACGAGATGTCATGCTGGATGTCGCTGTGCCCCTGTATGGATCTAACGAAGAATACCGCATGATCACGGGACTGCTGGCGCGCATGGAACTGCCGGCGACCTATGGCCGCAGCGAGCAGTTTTTCTCCGGCGGGACCATGTTCTGGTATCGGCCGCAGGCATTGCAGCCCTTGCTGGAATGCGGCCTGCGCTTCGAGGACTTCCCGGAAGAGCCCATAGGCGTCGGGGGGACCCTTGCCCATGCCCTGGAACGTGTCCCGCCGCTGGTCTGTACACGGCGCGGTTACCGCGTCCGCTCACTGACCTGCTTCCCAAGCATCCAGTATCCCCCGGAACGTTTTCAGGACTAA
- a CDS encoding TolC family protein: MKRLAILVAALVCLWPGSPHAASFSLEQAVSRALDVNPTIQSKLLVLEQARMNVGVAQSYFWPRVSLVGSHSVLKNKKEVQTYSSDDMSSKTWTQGWRLTLSLFAGFAHLNNVQKSLLQVDVEDARHRQARLELITNVQLQFLALLQARENLSTAEESVRRIQKQLEASEAFVRVDMAPYANVLQNRVELSRAQQELIRCRNDIRNAEVQLNRYLGFPPNERVTYAGRLKDFDGTVTYTEEQAIKTALYSRPDLIVAQKSVAVAFKDVHIAMGEFLPRVDASYDDMRYSRDFDDRRYNDYTRNYWAAGINFTWDVFSGGSAVFNTLAERNRAKALQKDFEDAMAGARTDVIRAMLDMDAAKELITTTRYGVDSARENYAMSQKRYMTNIGTITDLVDAQVRLTEAERDASQALADYHSARARFYFNIGRENPGLK; this comes from the coding sequence ATGAAACGTTTGGCCATCCTGGTCGCCGCTCTCGTGTGCCTGTGGCCCGGCAGCCCCCATGCTGCCAGCTTTTCCCTGGAACAGGCCGTCAGCCGTGCTCTGGATGTCAACCCCACCATCCAGTCAAAACTGCTGGTGCTGGAACAGGCGCGCATGAATGTCGGCGTGGCCCAGAGCTACTTCTGGCCGCGGGTATCCCTTGTGGGCTCGCACAGCGTGCTCAAGAACAAAAAAGAAGTGCAGACCTACAGCTCCGACGACATGAGCAGCAAGACCTGGACGCAGGGCTGGCGACTGACGCTTTCCCTGTTTGCCGGCTTTGCCCACCTGAACAACGTGCAGAAATCCCTGCTGCAGGTGGATGTGGAAGATGCCAGGCACCGCCAGGCCCGCCTGGAACTCATCACCAACGTCCAGCTGCAGTTCCTGGCGCTGCTGCAGGCCCGTGAAAACCTTTCCACAGCGGAAGAATCGGTAAGGCGCATCCAGAAACAGCTGGAGGCCTCCGAAGCCTTCGTCCGTGTGGACATGGCCCCCTATGCCAACGTGCTGCAAAACCGGGTGGAGCTTTCCCGGGCCCAGCAGGAACTCATCCGCTGCAGGAACGACATCCGCAATGCGGAAGTGCAGCTCAACCGCTATCTCGGATTCCCGCCCAACGAACGGGTCACCTATGCCGGACGCCTCAAGGACTTTGACGGTACCGTCACCTATACCGAGGAACAGGCCATCAAGACGGCTCTCTACAGCCGTCCCGACCTGATCGTGGCCCAGAAAAGCGTGGCCGTGGCTTTCAAGGACGTCCACATCGCCATGGGGGAATTCCTGCCGCGCGTCGATGCCAGCTACGACGACATGCGCTACAGCCGGGACTTCGACGACCGGCGCTACAATGACTATACCCGCAACTACTGGGCCGCGGGCATCAATTTTACCTGGGACGTGTTCAGCGGCGGCAGCGCCGTGTTCAACACACTTGCCGAGCGGAACAGGGCAAAAGCGCTGCAAAAAGATTTTGAGGATGCCATGGCCGGGGCGCGTACCGACGTCATCCGTGCCATGCTGGACATGGACGCCGCCAAGGAGCTCATCACGACGACCCGCTACGGCGTCGACTCGGCCCGGGAAAATTACGCCATGTCCCAAAAACGCTACATGACCAATATCGGGACCATCACGGACCTGGTAGATGCCCAGGTACGCCTGACAGAGGCTGAACGTGATGCCAGCCAGGCACTGGCGGACTATCACAGTGCTCGGGCCAGGTTCTATTTCAACATCGGCCGGGAAAACCCCGGGCTGAAATAA
- a CDS encoding HlyD family type I secretion periplasmic adaptor subunit codes for MPDTSPNENTPLETTGRTIARITPAKVPAGTAGTGHGEDRDPGSRKNSAIEDPRSIIRQGLAVILLFFGVLGAWAFWGEISGAVVAPGKIKVESERKTVQHLEGGIVDTILVREGQDVAEGQVLVELESVQVDASENMLQKQLVAQWAAHSRALAEKSFSDELVWPDGLVELARTVNSADVLDNEQKIFQARKEALRGQLSLLETQIAQLQAQVSGFEDQVRAETTIIGTLNEELRAKRQLYKERYLEKSQILELERNLASHMGERGRLRQAIAETKQRDAELRLRMEDLRNRFVEEATSEAGKLENDIIQTRERIRPLRDAKKRLQVKAPVSGKVVDLKVHSRGGVVRPGEPLMDIVPHDTPLIVETHVPINKITEVYIGQDALVQLDAFDTRIVPHIPAKVTYISADRLEDKTAAGTTPYYLCYVVIDPQALKDAQLYLSPGMPATVFITTRKRTVLYYMFEPLLKSWDRALRE; via the coding sequence ATGCCTGATACGTCCCCCAACGAAAATACGCCCCTGGAGACCACAGGGCGCACCATCGCCCGCATCACCCCGGCCAAAGTCCCGGCCGGCACGGCCGGCACCGGCCACGGTGAGGACCGCGACCCCGGCAGCAGGAAAAACAGCGCCATCGAGGATCCCCGCAGCATCATACGCCAGGGGCTGGCGGTGATCCTGCTCTTTTTCGGCGTGCTGGGCGCCTGGGCCTTCTGGGGCGAGATCAGCGGCGCCGTGGTCGCCCCCGGCAAGATCAAGGTGGAAAGCGAGCGCAAGACCGTCCAGCATCTGGAAGGCGGCATCGTGGACACCATCCTCGTGCGCGAAGGGCAGGACGTGGCGGAAGGCCAGGTGCTGGTGGAACTGGAATCCGTGCAGGTGGATGCCTCGGAGAACATGCTGCAAAAACAGCTGGTGGCCCAGTGGGCCGCGCACTCCCGTGCCCTGGCCGAAAAATCTTTCAGCGACGAGCTGGTCTGGCCCGATGGCCTGGTGGAGCTGGCCCGCACGGTGAACAGCGCGGACGTGCTGGACAACGAGCAAAAGATCTTCCAGGCCCGCAAAGAGGCCCTGCGCGGCCAGCTTTCCCTGCTGGAGACCCAGATAGCCCAGCTGCAGGCCCAGGTGAGCGGCTTTGAGGACCAGGTCAGGGCCGAGACCACCATCATCGGCACCCTCAACGAGGAGCTGCGGGCCAAGCGCCAGCTTTACAAGGAACGCTATCTGGAAAAATCCCAGATCCTGGAACTGGAACGCAACCTGGCCAGCCATATGGGCGAACGGGGCCGCCTGCGCCAGGCCATCGCCGAAACGAAGCAGCGCGACGCCGAATTGCGCCTGCGCATGGAAGACCTGCGCAACCGCTTTGTGGAAGAAGCCACCAGTGAGGCCGGAAAACTGGAAAACGACATCATCCAGACCCGCGAACGCATCCGCCCCCTGCGCGATGCCAAAAAACGCCTGCAGGTCAAGGCCCCTGTCAGCGGCAAGGTGGTCGACCTCAAGGTCCACTCCCGCGGCGGTGTCGTCCGACCGGGCGAGCCCCTGATGGACATCGTGCCCCACGATACCCCGCTCATCGTGGAGACCCATGTTCCCATCAACAAGATCACCGAAGTCTACATCGGGCAGGACGCCCTGGTGCAGCTGGATGCCTTCGATACGCGCATCGTCCCCCACATCCCGGCCAAGGTGACCTATATCTCGGCCGACCGCCTGGAGGACAAGACCGCCGCAGGGACCACGCCCTACTATCTTTGCTATGTGGTCATCGACCCCCAGGCCCTGAAGGATGCCCAGCTCTACCTTTCGCCCGGCATGCCCGCCACGGTGTTCATCACCACCAGGAAGCGCACGGTGCTTTATTACATGTTCGAGCCCCTGCTCAAAAGCTGGGATCGCGCCCTGCGGGAGTGA
- a CDS encoding type I secretion system permease/ATPase has translation MQEFLRSCRYFFGYAFFFSMFINILQLTFSIYMLQVYDKVLTSYNLSTLAVITLAAVICLVVLALLEWIRSRLLVRAGIAFDNMLSATVLGMNLRHAAAAPGGAASQGNLRDVQQLRNFLGGNAVFAFFDLPWMPIYFALIFVLHPALGWVAVGGGVIVFILGVLTERLTRTRLENATRLNAMAAGFTGAALRNASIVRAMGMVGHVTARWRRLNDAVIGLQTRASHKAGLLRAVSKSLRTGLQVAIYAVGAYLTVMHESTAGVMIAASIVMGRALAPIDQAMATYKQSLDARSSYRHLKKLLDTPPAPPVMDLPAPAGELTAENLFLTINGRPLVRGVSFRLPAGQSLAIIGPSAAGKSTLCKLLLSIWAPTAGKVRIDRADIHSWDSEKLGPYIGYLPQDVELFAGSVAENIARMGDVDSQKVIAAAQMAGVHTMVLGLPKGYDTQIGEHGAALSGGQRQRIGLARALYGDPRLVVLDEPNSNLDEEGEQQLARAVLNLKQRKATVVLVTHKPSILNIVDNIILMQEGQIALSGPRQAVLEKLAAMRHQQEQAAQARVQQEKLARQQALQKQQEALQKTQEAGGNA, from the coding sequence ATGCAAGAATTTTTGCGCTCGTGCAGGTATTTTTTCGGATATGCCTTTTTTTTCAGCATGTTCATCAATATCCTGCAACTGACCTTTTCCATCTACATGCTGCAGGTCTATGACAAGGTCCTGACCAGCTACAACCTCTCCACCCTCGCCGTCATCACTCTTGCCGCCGTCATCTGCCTGGTCGTGCTGGCCCTGCTGGAGTGGATACGCTCCCGCCTTCTGGTGCGGGCGGGCATCGCCTTCGACAACATGCTCAGCGCCACCGTGCTCGGCATGAACCTCAGGCATGCCGCCGCCGCTCCGGGCGGGGCCGCCAGCCAGGGCAACCTGCGCGACGTGCAGCAGCTGCGCAATTTTCTTGGCGGCAACGCCGTGTTCGCCTTTTTCGACCTGCCGTGGATGCCCATCTACTTTGCCCTGATCTTCGTGCTGCATCCGGCCCTGGGCTGGGTGGCCGTGGGGGGCGGGGTCATCGTCTTCATCCTGGGCGTGCTGACCGAACGCCTGACCCGCACCCGCCTGGAGAACGCCACCCGCCTCAATGCCATGGCCGCCGGGTTCACCGGCGCGGCCCTGCGCAATGCCAGCATCGTGCGCGCCATGGGCATGGTGGGTCATGTGACCGCGCGCTGGCGCCGCCTCAATGACGCCGTCATCGGCCTGCAGACCCGCGCCAGCCACAAGGCCGGCCTGCTGCGGGCCGTGAGCAAATCCCTGCGCACCGGCCTGCAGGTGGCCATCTATGCCGTGGGCGCCTATCTGACCGTCATGCACGAGTCCACGGCCGGAGTCATGATCGCGGCCTCCATCGTCATGGGCCGCGCCCTGGCGCCCATCGACCAGGCCATGGCCACCTACAAGCAATCGCTGGATGCCCGCAGCTCCTACAGGCATCTGAAAAAGCTGCTGGACACGCCTCCCGCCCCGCCTGTCATGGATCTGCCCGCCCCCGCCGGCGAGCTGACGGCGGAAAACCTGTTCCTGACCATCAACGGCCGCCCCCTTGTCCGGGGGGTCTCGTTCCGCCTGCCTGCCGGGCAGAGCCTGGCCATCATCGGCCCCAGTGCCGCCGGCAAGTCCACCCTGTGCAAGCTGCTGCTCAGCATCTGGGCGCCCACCGCCGGCAAGGTGCGCATCGACCGCGCCGATATCCACAGCTGGGACTCCGAGAAGCTGGGCCCCTACATCGGCTATCTGCCGCAGGATGTGGAACTTTTTGCGGGTTCCGTGGCCGAGAACATCGCTCGCATGGGCGACGTGGACAGCCAGAAAGTCATCGCCGCCGCGCAGATGGCCGGTGTCCACACCATGGTGCTGGGCCTGCCCAAAGGCTATGACACCCAGATAGGCGAACACGGCGCGGCCCTTTCCGGCGGCCAGCGCCAGCGCATCGGGCTGGCCCGCGCTCTGTACGGCGATCCCCGCCTTGTGGTGCTGGACGAGCCCAATTCCAACCTGGACGAAGAGGGCGAGCAGCAGCTGGCCCGCGCCGTGCTGAACCTCAAGCAGCGCAAGGCCACCGTGGTGCTGGTCACCCACAAGCCCAGCATCCTCAACATCGTGGACAACATCATCCTCATGCAGGAGGGCCAGATAGCCCTTTCCGGTCCCCGTCAGGCCGTGCTGGAAAAACTGGCCGCCATGCGCCACCAGCAGGAACAGGCCGCACAGGCCCGCGTGCAGCAGGAAAAGCTCGCCCGGCAGCAGGCATTGCAGAAACAGCAGGAAGCCCTGCAAAAAACGCAGGAGGCCGGCGGCAATGCCTGA
- a CDS encoding recombinase family protein has translation MNIGYIRVSSCGQRTDRQLEGVALDRVFMDKTSGKDMDRPEFQACLRALQAGDMLHVHSIDRLTRSLQDLLAILEDMADRNVTVKFYKENLIFSGESSPFQRLHLQIIGAVAEFERALIRERQREGIALAKQRGKYKGSKKRLTEDEIALLATRALKNKENILGLAREFGISRQTAYRYLQYARCRGLSCTAKVLPDMDELL, from the coding sequence GTGAACATCGGATATATTCGTGTCAGCAGCTGCGGGCAGCGTACGGACAGGCAGCTGGAAGGGGTGGCGCTGGACAGGGTGTTTATGGACAAGACGAGCGGGAAAGACATGGACAGGCCGGAATTCCAGGCCTGTTTGCGTGCCCTGCAGGCAGGGGACATGCTGCATGTGCACAGCATCGACCGCCTGACACGCAGCCTGCAAGACCTGCTGGCCATACTGGAAGACATGGCGGACAGGAACGTGACTGTTAAATTCTACAAGGAAAATCTGATATTCAGCGGCGAAAGCTCGCCCTTCCAGCGCCTGCACCTGCAGATCATCGGCGCCGTGGCCGAATTCGAGCGGGCCCTCATCCGGGAGCGCCAGCGCGAGGGCATCGCCCTGGCCAAACAGCGCGGCAAATACAAAGGAAGCAAAAAACGCCTTACCGAGGACGAGATCGCCCTGCTGGCAACACGGGCCCTCAAAAACAAAGAGAACATCTTGGGGCTGGCCCGGGAGTTCGGCATCTCGCGCCAGACAGCCTACCGCTATCTGCAATACGCGCGCTGCCGCGGGCTCTCCTGTACGGCAAAAGTGCTGCCGGACATGGATGAGCTCCTGTAA
- a CDS encoding beta strand repeat-containing protein, which yields MANPKWFDADVYMQNKLAQMQASDPDYSWGDLLEAFAGAGYVGPEGYYAHFVQFGAAEDVAPNAYFDADEYYAAKAKQYYEEELKQEFTGSEYQIATVKTLINAAGYNAWTHYQQFGSAEGVNPSNAFDASDYCAAKAEAMNNAGQKAPDGTDWTAEKIAKAIDDAGMSVLEHYLTYAGTGEGEVAAGSTYPVSEDEQVVVSKPGETFTLTAGVDNLVGTAGDDIFSAVNDDADKPVLGAFDSIDGGAGNDTLNITDTAAAADAGKFSFPADFSMKSVENVTIATTGAIEIDLSANADVVSIKGDARGEAASTVTASGNTDVALTVAGQAAATVDGGKAVSVTAGTGTTKVTGDSLTSVTIKGGATATISNDKDADDDDKGTTLTSVVLDGVDGTTTIKADGLTDVTVKGATENANTVTITNSTEEHSLTVHVDGTGYKADGKSEVQTVIKDASATSMTVEASGEKSNLALTGSTKLENLTITGDAALTLKAEDLAALKAINGSAANGALILGDLNEATVDVQTGSGNDSFTINATDKVTVDAGAGNDVVTLGAVIAAGSSIDLGAGDDTLLSASGSVAASTKDATTVIDGGDGFDSVSASLINAGNAAQFHNFEALDITAKVTGFDFDLLTNSAIEALTLSGSNSEATINNVAAGVDLRVSGNNTAMTTINVKDAASGDADAFSVTLNETADAAATAQLTVNGIENLTVEATGAGDGDNTLQVTDDALQSLTITGSQKLTLSFSASGSAGDGVSLIDGSAATGDLTIKTNGVTADSKLGLTVKTGSGADSITLAGKATVDAGAGDDTITSSAQGGTFTGGDGKDTFNVAAAKGSDNMVTITDFVAGTDKLAFADKGTETFDKAIVSGAQSLEDALNAAAAGDGSVNGALSWFQYGGDTYIVQDLSTDATFQSGDIVVKLVGEHDLSDMTVADFNFAS from the coding sequence ATGGCTAATCCCAAATGGTTTGATGCTGACGTCTACATGCAAAACAAGCTGGCCCAGATGCAGGCAAGCGATCCTGACTACAGCTGGGGCGATCTGCTTGAGGCGTTCGCTGGTGCCGGTTATGTGGGTCCCGAAGGCTACTATGCGCACTTCGTGCAGTTTGGCGCTGCCGAAGATGTGGCCCCCAATGCCTACTTCGACGCCGATGAGTACTATGCCGCCAAGGCCAAACAGTACTATGAGGAAGAGCTGAAGCAGGAGTTCACCGGCAGTGAATACCAGATCGCCACTGTAAAGACCCTCATCAACGCGGCGGGTTACAACGCCTGGACCCACTACCAGCAGTTCGGCTCCGCCGAAGGCGTGAACCCCTCCAACGCCTTTGATGCTTCCGACTACTGCGCCGCCAAGGCCGAAGCCATGAACAATGCCGGGCAGAAGGCCCCTGACGGTACCGACTGGACCGCCGAAAAGATCGCCAAAGCCATCGACGATGCCGGCATGAGCGTGCTGGAACACTACCTGACCTACGCCGGTACCGGTGAAGGCGAAGTGGCCGCCGGTTCCACCTATCCTGTGTCCGAAGACGAGCAGGTGGTGGTGAGCAAGCCCGGTGAGACCTTTACCTTGACTGCCGGGGTAGACAACCTTGTTGGCACTGCTGGCGATGATATTTTCAGCGCAGTCAACGATGATGCTGATAAACCCGTTTTGGGGGCTTTTGACTCCATCGACGGTGGCGCTGGCAATGATACGCTGAATATTACTGATACGGCGGCGGCTGCTGATGCAGGAAAGTTCTCGTTCCCTGCCGATTTCTCCATGAAGAGCGTGGAAAATGTCACTATTGCCACTACGGGAGCGATCGAAATTGACCTTTCCGCTAATGCTGACGTGGTATCCATCAAGGGGGATGCTCGTGGTGAGGCCGCCAGCACTGTCACGGCCTCCGGCAATACGGATGTTGCCCTGACGGTGGCTGGGCAGGCTGCGGCGACTGTGGATGGCGGCAAGGCTGTGTCCGTGACCGCTGGTACCGGTACTACGAAGGTCACGGGCGACAGTCTGACAAGCGTCACCATCAAGGGCGGCGCTACCGCGACGATCAGCAATGATAAGGATGCTGATGACGACGACAAAGGGACGACGCTGACGTCTGTGGTGCTCGATGGCGTCGATGGCACTACCACTATTAAGGCTGATGGCCTGACCGACGTGACCGTTAAGGGGGCTACGGAAAACGCGAATACTGTGACCATCACCAACAGCACGGAAGAACATTCCCTGACTGTTCATGTGGATGGTACGGGCTACAAGGCCGACGGAAAATCTGAGGTTCAGACTGTCATCAAGGATGCGAGTGCGACGTCCATGACCGTGGAAGCCTCTGGTGAAAAGAGCAACCTGGCTCTTACCGGTTCCACGAAGCTTGAAAATCTTACGATCACGGGTGATGCTGCACTGACGCTCAAGGCCGAAGACCTGGCTGCCCTGAAGGCTATCAATGGCTCTGCTGCCAATGGCGCTTTGATCCTCGGCGACCTGAACGAGGCGACTGTGGACGTGCAGACCGGCAGCGGGAACGATAGCTTCACCATCAATGCTACGGATAAAGTGACGGTCGATGCCGGTGCCGGTAATGACGTCGTTACCCTTGGGGCTGTTATTGCTGCCGGCTCCAGCATTGATCTGGGTGCTGGTGATGACACTCTGCTGTCTGCTAGCGGTTCTGTTGCGGCCTCTACCAAGGATGCCACTACGGTTATCGATGGCGGTGATGGCTTCGATAGCGTGTCTGCCTCTCTGATCAATGCCGGTAATGCGGCCCAGTTCCACAATTTTGAAGCCCTGGATATCACTGCTAAAGTGACTGGGTTTGACTTCGATCTGCTGACGAATTCCGCCATTGAAGCCCTGACTCTTTCTGGCAGCAATAGTGAAGCAACCATAAATAACGTGGCTGCTGGAGTGGATCTGCGCGTTTCCGGTAATAATACGGCGATGACCACCATCAATGTGAAAGATGCTGCTAGCGGCGATGCCGATGCCTTTAGCGTGACCCTGAACGAAACAGCTGATGCGGCGGCTACCGCACAGCTTACCGTCAATGGCATCGAGAACCTGACCGTGGAAGCCACGGGGGCGGGTGATGGCGATAATACGCTGCAGGTAACAGACGATGCGCTGCAGAGCCTGACCATCACCGGCAGCCAGAAGCTGACCCTGAGCTTTAGTGCCTCCGGCTCTGCGGGTGATGGAGTTAGCCTCATCGATGGTTCTGCCGCTACTGGCGATCTGACTATCAAGACCAACGGTGTCACTGCCGACAGCAAGCTTGGTTTGACCGTGAAGACCGGTTCCGGTGCCGATAGCATCACCTTGGCCGGCAAGGCCACTGTGGATGCCGGCGCAGGCGATGACACGATTACCTCTTCCGCGCAGGGTGGCACGTTCACCGGTGGCGATGGCAAGGATACCTTTAACGTCGCGGCCGCAAAGGGCAGCGATAATATGGTGACCATCACTGATTTCGTTGCAGGTACCGACAAGCTGGCTTTTGCTGACAAGGGGACTGAAACCTTCGATAAGGCAATCGTTAGCGGTGCTCAGTCGCTGGAAGATGCTTTGAATGCCGCTGCTGCGGGTGATGGCTCTGTGAATGGTGCTCTTTCCTGGTTCCAGTACGGTGGTGATACCTACATCGTCCAGGATCTCTCTACAGATGCCACTTTCCAGAGTGGGGATATCGTCGTCAAGCTGGTCGGCGAGCATGACTTGTCTGATATGACTGTGGCAGATTTTAACTTTGCCTCCTAG